The nucleotide window CATGTGACAACAAAGCCATCCTGGCCTGAttttctgtttccatcttctTCAGTCTTCTTTCTTCTGGGTGAGTCTGAAGTGTGAATCATGACATTTGTGTCTCAGCTCACTAGCAAGAACTCAGAGCCAGCACCATGTGTCTGTGTCAGTGCATGCCATGTGAATGCAGCTGtccgaggccagaagagggcatcagatcccttggaactggagcttAAGGGGTctgtgtgctgagaactgaaccctggtccttagCAAGAGCATTAAGTACtgttaacttctgagccatctcttcagctgccTGTCAATCATTTTGTATCCTGAATTTGCACCACCTTTTCCAGGGGACTCTGGCTGCTGGTCCTCTTCTCGTCTGGACCTGAGTGTCCATATCTACATCATGGGATGCTCTGTGGCCATCAGGATGCACAAGGACACACTTTCCAAGAGCAAGGGGCTGTGGGACCTCAAGAGGGAATGCCTTCCACCAGTTTTCTACTGACTGCAAGAAACTGCCACATAGCAGCAGATGTGAAAGCATAGGCCTGGAAGTACAGAACCTTTACCCAGGAGGatgaagagtttgaggccagcctggcttgcaTGGGGAGACCCTGTCCATACACACATCAACCAACCGGAATTCAAATTGACTGTAGTTCTGAGGGTTAGAATTAGCCAAGGTCTCCCAGAGATAAAATGAGGGTATTTGCTGGCTGACCTAGGAAAGCTGACCTCTTTCGAAATTTCTATGGCTGTGGTCAGAAACCATGGCACACATTTGCAAGATGAGATTCTGCTTCCCGACCTGCCTCTGCATGGGCTCCACTTTGGACCCCAGCCAGCCACCGAGGACTCCAGGTGTTTCTTGTTGGCCCTGGTCCTCTATGCCTTTCCTTCAGCATCTGTTGTGATTCTCTGAGTGCTGAGGCTGATGTGGACTTCTGGAGTCCACTCAGGCAATTCCACATAATCCTCAATTTTAGGACCTGCCCTCTTGATCTACTTGCAAGGTCCTCCGTGCCTGCATGTTCCCTAGTTCCAGGAATTAAGGCGTGCATGTCCTCCATGACCCTTCTCAGGGCGAGGCAGGGTGGAGTACAGGGGAACGGTTCAGCCCGGGCCTGTTTCCGTCCACAGGCtagcgcacgcacacacacacacacacacacacacacacgcacgcacgcacactaAAGCTTTTAAAGGTGTAAGTAAGGCCACACCCAGCAGCACTGTTTTGTCTTACAAGGCTTTGGGTTGCCCCAAGCCAGGAAGGAAAGACCAGCTGGGCAGGAACTGGGTGGGAACCCAAGATTTCTGTGCAAGACTTGCCTAAACCAAAGGTAGGCCTGGCTGGGTCAGGCTTTCCAGGGAGCCAATGAATGGGCTGATGTCTGGCTCTGGTTTCTTCTGGGCCATTCTGAACAGCTCCCTGGGGGAACAACAAAATGTCAGGACAGACTGCCTCCAGGAGAGCCCCCCACCCCTCGAGGgattgcagtggttctcaatggAGTTCCTGAAACAGAGAGGAACCCTCATTCCAGCTCTGGTGCACATGTCCCCTCACTTGTCACATCTGCtggcctggctgttctggagtcTCTTTGTTCCAGGGGTCACCAGGTCCTGAAAGGCATTCCAGCGAGAGCAGAAGGACAGAGTCCACatttctgtgctgtgctggctctTGCCCAGCTCACCCAGCCGAGGCCCTCTGCCAGGGTGGCACTTTCTCCCCAGATCACCCTGGTGGTGTCTTAGCTACCTCACATCTCTGTGGTCCTTTCAAGGTTACCCCACAAAACACACTTAGGGCAACACACTGCTCTGCTCTGAATGCTCAAGGATGCACTTCTGTGAACCCCCGGTACTTTCTCAGGTGTCACCCACTTTGTCCCACCTGCCTGGCGGCAGCATCTTTAACCAAGCTCCATGCCAACCCGAGTCCTGATCTCTCGCTCTTAAACTGAAAAATAGACAGGGCCTTGTCATATTGCCCAGGTTACCTGTAAGCTCCTGGACTCAAGTGATTCTCCTGCCGCGGGCTCCCCTGCAGCTAGGACCACAGGCCCTCTATGCTGCTACTTATTGTTGGCTCGCCATTCCATGGGATACAGAAGCATCCCACATCTTGGGCTGGCCTCAAGACTGGACTCACAGGGCTGGGGAAGTGACTTGTAAGAGcgagaacctgagttcaacccccagaccCCATGTTTCAAAaatgttgggcatggtggtggtgAGCGAttgtaatcccagggctgagaAGGCAGAGTCAGAGGGTCCTGAAGTTCACTGGCCAGGCAGACTTGCCCTGGGGTGTGGGCAGAGGCATTGCTCAGGGGCATCAGGAGTCTGTGGTGAGCAGAGCACTTACTGTTGGTAGAGATGGCACTGAACACTGTGTCCACACAGCTGCTCAGTCTCACCCCTAAGCATCCTGGGAGTAAAGCTCTCCCCTTCAGTATGCTGAGAAGCTGAGCCATGCTGACTCGGACCAGTTTACAGAGACTCCTAAGATGGGGTGACAGTCAACCCAGACCAAATCCCCACAAATTCTCAAATGCCAACACACCCTGTGCTATCTCCCTCGACAGTGTGTGAGCCAGGATGCCACCCTGTGCGTGTGCCCGTCACGCACCTTGGATACTCTTAGACCATCTTCCTCACTGGATACCCATGGCCACATCCTGATTGGCCGTGTAAGGAAAAGTACAAACACAAGAGTGTACTCTGGCTGGGGGAGAGGATAGCTCAAGAATGGAGCTTGCCTAACTACAAGGCCCTAGCTGCCACCCTCCAGCACCGCCAAGGAATCAGTTCTCCCTCATACACAAAGGGGAGGTGTGTGTGGAGAAAACGCCTGAGCTCTGTCCCTTTAAGCCCTGGGTCTACTTGAAAGCTGAAGGAGCGTGCCGTGGTTAGTTTTGGTTGTCAGTGTAATAGtcaagtcacctgggaagagttTCAACTGAGGTTGCCTAGGTCAGGTTGgcttgtggccatgtctgtgggaAATCATCTTAattattgatgtgggaggacccagcgaACTTGCGATATCACCCCTGGCAGGTGGCTctggattgtataagaaagctagaTGAACATGAGCCAGAGGGAGCCAGGAGATATGATTTCTCCTTGGCTTCGGCTCCAGCTCTCTGCTTTGACTTCCCTCTGTGACAGATTGTTGCCAGAAGTGTGAACCGGATAAACCCACCCCTGCTCAgcttggttttggtcatggtgtctttcaTAACAGCAGAAAGCAGACTGGAGCAAAAGCCTCTTGCCTATCTTACAACCAAGGGCTGCTGTGCTGAGGACCTGAGGCCTTTAGCAGGAGCATCAAGGAAAACTGCAGCTGGTCACCCAGTCCCTGGGGGGGTCAGACATCTAGCTCACGGCACCACACTGACCTGAGGACATCTTCATAAAGATACGAGGCTTGGATAAGCATAGTCAGCTGACGTAGATGACCACTCTATTACCAGGAAGAGTCCAGAATGTGCTGTGTGACCAAAGGCCTTGTCTAGTCATCTTCCTTGAGGATCACTAGATGGTTGAGAACATCTTTGTGAAGTCTCATATTCACCCGGCTGGGTAGAGGGATTTTCTGTTTACTATTTCTGGAGACTTTTCTCTTTTAGATCTCTGTAGAAGATTGTGATGCCCACAGCTACCAGGTTTAAAGCTCACTCATTCAATAACACTGCTCTTTCCCTCCTGCCTGTGCAGAGGTTTGACAGATTTTTAGTCTTTATTTTGCTCCTAGTGTCTTCAAATGTGGATGGACAATTTGGCACCCCTGGTATAGAGTACTAtccagcccaggaggaaaaaaatgttttgactgAACCAAAAGGTGTAAGATGGGCAATGGTTtgtggctgtatcttgaggtccAAGAAGTCCCTGAACTTCCTGCCACTTTGGGAGGGCAAACAGGAAgaaagtgtttgtgtgtgcacatgctttgCTTTGCTGAGACAgagctcaccatgtagccctTCCTGGCTTGCCTAACACTCTCACTGTGTCGAGTAGGGAGGCCTCCCAAGCACACGTGTCACCAAGCCAGGCTGGGTTTCTTGAACTCTTTTGACTCTCCTGcattcagcctccagagtgctggaattctaGGCCTGCACCACACACCAGCCCTCCACCTGAGTATATGTATACACTAAGAGCACCTGGATAAGAACCATTTAAATATTTAGGTCAAGGGACTTAGCCTTAAAcatctgaaccatctcaccagccctactTTAAGAGTAAAGAGTGCAGAGTGTGCAAGCCAATAGGACAACAGTCGGGAAAAGTGGACAGACACCAGGCTGCTCTCTGCTCTCGCTTCTTCGGTTCTCAGCCTTGACTAAAAACCAGTTACAATTAATTAGACTGATACAATGTAGCCTTCACGGGACCTCTTGCTGGTGCACAGCCCTTAGTGTAAAAGCATAGAaacttaatttttataaaaagaaacaaaatacaaaacagagTAATTATAGACAAAACCCCTCCTGCCTGAGACACCCCTCCGAGGTCTTCACTGTCTCCTGGTGGGGTCACTCTCAGAGGCAGGGCTCCCCTCAGCTTTTCTCAGGGTTTCATTATCCTGGGGGACAGAGCTGTATTGGTCCAAGACGCTTGAGGCTTCTACAGGCAATGTCCTGGAGAAGTACATTTCTTGGGACACAGAAAGCAATGGAGGCAGGGGCCCTCGCAAGGCCTCTGGTCACTTCCAGGTTGCATTAAGAAGGTTGTCCACATGGAAGAGAAGTCAGGAGAACCTGCTAGATGCCTAAGCCTAGAAGCTGAAGGCTGTTGTAGCAACAACCCTCTTTAATGAGGAAAGGGAGACCTAGAGAGTCAAAAGACTTCCCTAGGGTCCCACAGTAGGCCCCGGGGCTAGCTTAATCTTCCAGGGGTCCTTCCCCTAACATCCTTAGGCTGCCTCCAGCCGAATGCTAAAAACCACATCTCTCAGTGGTCAAAGACTGAAGTCTGCAACTGGGACACTGTTGGGGGAGGCCTTCCTGCTCCCCAGTCCCATGTCTGTGACCACAGAGGGAGGTGGGGGGAGTGTGAGGGTGGCAGGAGGTGAAGGGTTGTTACCCTCTGTGTCTCTGGGTTCTCCTGGCTTTCAGCTTCGGCGATGGGGCACCTGGTGTCCTGAGGTGGCCAAGTGAGCCTAGACAGAGCAGTCCAGGCTGCAGTAGTCGGCGGACGAGAAGAGTCTCAGCACATTAACCAGCGGGAACATGAGCAGGGCGCCAATCAGCGAGCCCAGCTGCACTGCTGCCCCACACCACAAGAGGGCACTGCGGCTCCGGTCACGCAAGATCACACCCAGCATCACCTTGACGTAGCTGAGACAGGCTGCAAAGAGCACCCAGGAGAGCACCTGCCAGGAGAAGGCCACCAGGGCAGACCCTGAGGGAAAAGGACTCAGGGGCATGTCCCAGGGACATAAAATGATCCCTGTCTACAAAGAGGTCTTACGGAGGTCACCCTGAAGGGCTAAGGGGGCCACGGGAGCTATCCCTCCAGGGTAAAAGGAACCTCGGGTGTTTCTCCCTTCCCCAAAGGATCATATCGAGGTATATGTGGGAGAAGTGGCATTTATGGCAGTCTCACCTCCCCAAGCCCTCACTTTTATGAAGGACACTAAGAAGCCTTGGGCtaacagaaagaaagagctaTCCTTGGGgttccctccattcctccccaaCCTTGAGAAGCAAGAATGGGAGGGGATACTTACGATGAGGACCTCTCCACCCCAGTGGCCCTGCAGGATGGGGCAGGGGCTCATGGCAGCCATGGACATGTTGTAGGCCCCAAAGCCGGTCCCCAACACCGTGAGTGCCCCCAGGAACAAGAGTGACCTGTGGAGGAGACGTGCACAGGAGGGACTGAGAAGCCTGGCCTCTGTCCACTCCACCTAGGCCTCAAGGAGTAGCCAGAGCCTGTAGGGTTAGAGCCTGTCAGACCTttatggaaaacaacaacaaaaaatcccagGCTACTTAGCTTAAGGGGGACACTGAGAGTCAAGGTACCTCATATCTTTATACCAGATCACAGTTCAACCACCCACACCTTAGGACTGATCCTTAACCCATCTTTGACCTATCCAAGCCACCACATGGGCCCAGAGTGAGCACCACCCACGCGAGCCCAGCTTTTCTGTGGGTGTACCTGtcattccttccctctctttttatTGTTGCCATGGCCTCAGGTATCCAGGACCAAGCCTGTGTCCTGCAGGCTTCTTTCTGCCCCCAAATTTGAAGCCTTAGGGACCATTGGTGTACTCTCTAGCTTACTCTCCTGCTCCTGTTGTTGGTCCTAGCTGGATCTGCACTTGCGGCAACTTTGAATGGCTTAGAGGGCAGGGGAGGCGGCCAGGCCAGGGCCCCCAAGCTTTGAGGTTCCAAGGTGGATGTTTTTCCCCAGAGGAGACCCAGAAGTCCTTATGCTTCTGAGCCAAGGCCCAGCCCATCTGGAAGCCTGAATTGCATCCTTGCCTAGATATCTTAGAAGTGGGACATGACAGGGCTGGCTgggccagaggcaggagggcaAGCCCATACAAGCCCAGCTCCAACTCTTTCTAGGTCTCAGGGTTCTATGTGTCTATCTCAGTAGCTGACTGTTACTCTTTATGGACTGGTGGCCCTTCTGGTGAAATATTGCAAGTGTCAGGCGCTGATAGAGATAGAGAATAACCCATACCACATTCCCAGAGAGCAAACGAGGGAGTACTGTCACCCCATGTTTTTCAGATAGGTGCCCTGGAGGCACAGAGGCAAAGCAACCTGTGCTGCCCCATGCCTCCTGAGGTCATATTACCCAACACCTCACATACTGGCCAGTAGGTAAGGCTTGGCCCTTGGGTTCTGAAATGGAGTGATCCCCACTTGAGTTCCCTGGGTCAGGTGAGGTACCTGTTAGgcaggaagatggggaggaagcaGGCGAGGGGGCTGGCCACGGCGCTGAGGGTAGCAGACAGGTGGTAGGCCACAGGCCCGTAGGGCAGGCAGGAGTAGGTCTGCACCGAGGGCAGCACACCGTTGGTGAGCGCGTTGACAAAGGCCACCACGGAGTAGACGAAGGCCAGCTGGGCTGGGCGAAGCGAGGCTACACCGACTTCCACTGACCCCTTGGCCGGGCTGCCCACAGGAGTGCCCAGTGAGCTGGTGTCCTCTGTGTTTCGTGGCTTGATAGAGTGCAGGGTGACCTGGgagtggaggaggtcctctatGGAGCCTTGTCGTCCCCAGGGCTGCcgctggaggaggaagaaggcggCCAGGCAGCAGGCCATGAGGAATGAGAGCAGCAGGAAGAAGAGCAGCGGCGAGAAGCGTGGGGCCAGGTAGCGACTCTCCAGGTGCCAGGTGAGGGGTGACAGTGAAGAGGTGTGGGTTCTCTGCAGAGGAACAAAGCTGCAGTCAGCcacattgggggtgggggggcgcgGAGATGTCTGGGCTTGTCCTTAGATACTCATTTCCCAGTCTTCGTGATTTTGTTTGGGGGCTGCCAGGATAACCCCCTAATCTAACTAAAAAGCCAGGATACATCACTCTAAGACAGGTTTCTTTAGTACCGATTACTCCAAACTAGTTGAGTTGGGACAGAGCCATAGCTCCCCAAGGTCCATTGGGGAGGAATGTGGCCCTTTTCAGGACTGAGATCTGCAACCTTTGTTACTTGTCAGATTCTGCCTGAGTTTATGAAGGATCCTTTTGCCTCTTCTCCACTCCCAGAACATGTCTCACACCCCATGAGCCCCAAGCCTCTCTCTGCTGTCCCTGTCACCTGGCCCATCTTTGAATCTCAAACTTTTATGAGACCCCCAACACGTGCACACTCCAACGTCAACGGTCTTTCTATCGTCCACTCACCTTGCACACTTTAATCTGTGGCCCTTAGCTgaccagatggctcagcaggggaaGCCACTTACCAAGCAGAGCTGACAACTGGAGTTCCATCCCTAGAGCTCTTataaaggagggaagagagagacgACTCTACAGAGAAcagtgtcctctgacttccacacttgCACTGTGGCATGTGGCCCT belongs to Meriones unguiculatus strain TT.TT164.6M chromosome 4, Bangor_MerUng_6.1, whole genome shotgun sequence and includes:
- the Slc52a3 gene encoding solute carrier family 52, riboflavin transporter, member 3, with the translated sequence MALLTHLLVCVFGMGSWVAINGLWVELPLLVTELPEGWYLPSYLTVVIQLANIGPLLVTLLHRFRPGCLSEVPVIFLILCIGTAACVLLAFLWNKTSWIQGGHHSVAFIILTFFLALVDCTSSVTFLPFMSQLPTYYLTTFFIGEGLSGLLPALVALVQGSGITTCVNATETAGTTLSPVTTVETNITQRTHTSSLSPLTWHLESRYLAPRFSPLLFFLLLSFLMACCLAAFFLLQRQPWGRQGSIEDLLHSQVTLHSIKPRNTEDTSSLGTPVGSPAKGSVEVGVASLRPAQLAFVYSVVAFVNALTNGVLPSVQTYSCLPYGPVAYHLSATLSAVASPLACFLPIFLPNRSLLFLGALTVLGTGFGAYNMSMAAMSPCPILQGHWGGEVLIVLSWVLFAACLSYVKVMLGVILRDRSRSALLWCGAAVQLGSLIGALLMFPLVNVLRLFSSADYCSLDCSV